The DNA window CCGAGGATTTCGGCGATTCGGCGCGCCGGCACGGGCCGATCCGCGCTGACGAGGACGGCTTCGAGCGGCGCGGTGAACGGCTGGTCCGGGAGTGGGGCGTCGTCGGTCGTGGGGTTTCCCGCGGCGTGTTCGAGGGCGTTGGGCATCCCTCGATGGTACCACCCGTCGGGGGCGCGGTCCGAGAATCGGGCAATCGTGCGAACCGCGCGTCGGCGTGCTGGTGAGGGGGAGGGGAGGCTCAAGAACGGGCGTGGCGGGGTCGATGCTGCCCCCGACGAACCGGCGGGTGCAGGCCGCGCTGCATCGCGTCGCCCGTGAGGCGTCCGAGGACACACGACGATGACACCGCAGACCATCCTGCTGGCTGACGATGAGGCCCACATCACGCACGTGGTCGGTATGAAACTGAGAGCGGCGGGGTATGCGACCGTCGTTGCCCGGGACGGGGAGGAGGCGCTGACGCTTGCGTTGCAGCACCGGCCGAACCTGGTGATCACGGACCTCCAGATGCCGTACATGAGCGGGATCGAGCTGGCGACGCGGTTGCGTTCGGACGAGCGCACGAGCGAGACGCCCGTGCTGATGCTGACTGCGCGGGGGTACGTGCTGGACGAGGGCGAGCTGCGTGCGACGAACATCCGCGCGGTGCTGAGCAAGCCGTTCAGCGCGCGCGACATTCTTCGGCGCGTCGAGGAGGTTCTTGGTCCGGCGAGCGAGTCGGACCCGTCGCGTCTTCGGAAGGTGGCATGAACTACGCGCTTCCAGCCGAACCTAACGATGCTCCGCAGACAACGCTGCGTGAGCGGTGCCGCGCGTTGGGGCTGCCGGTGTGGCGGCTCGATACGTCGGGCGTGGTGATCGACGACACGAACCAGCCCGGGCTTGCGGGCGTGTGGCTGCGGAGCAGCGTGATGTGCCGGATGCTTGCCGATGCGGTTCGGCGGTGGAACGCGCAGGAGACGCCGGATCGGCTGGAACTGTTCTCCGGTTGCCACATCGTTCCTTGCTTGGAGAC is part of the Synechococcales cyanobacterium CNB genome and encodes:
- a CDS encoding response regulator, with the protein product MTPQTILLADDEAHITHVVGMKLRAAGYATVVARDGEEALTLALQHRPNLVITDLQMPYMSGIELATRLRSDERTSETPVLMLTARGYVLDEGELRATNIRAVLSKPFSARDILRRVEEVLGPASESDPSRLRKVA